The sequence CAGATCATCGGGTTCTACCGGCGCACATGGCAACACTCGGACGCGACGATCAACGAGCTTCCCCTCGACGCCCCCGGCCACGTGCCGTGGTGGCCGGAGCCTTATGCCGACACGAACCTGTTCGCCATCCTGGTCCATGTCCTCGGCGAGTCCAACCGGCATGCCGGACACGCCGACATCCTGCGCGAGAGCCTCGACGGCCGGACCGGGTTGCGCGCCGAACACGAGAAGCAGATCGACGAGGAAGCCCGTGCAGCCTACTGCGCGAAGATCGAGCAGGCCGCCAGGTCGGCCGCACCAATCAAGGCTTAGAAGTTGTCTCACGTGACTTGATGTTCGTGCGTCATGATGCCGGTCGTGGGTGCTGATCTATCGAAGCGTCTGGTTCCTGATGAACTCTGGGAGCTGGCCGCCCGTTGCTGCCGTCGTTCGCTGCTCGTCCGCAAGGTGGTGGAACCGCTCCGTGTGACGAGCGGGCCGTGTTCACGGCAGTGGTGTACGCGCTCACCAGCGGCTGTGCCTGGCGGCATCTGCCGCCGACGTTCGGCACGTCGCCCGCCACCGCGCATCGCCGCTTCACGGTATGGACCGAGGCCGGCCTGTGGCGTCGGCTGCACCGGGCGGTGCTGGACGAACTCGGGGCCCGGGGCGAGGTGGACTGGACCTCGGCGATCGTCGACGCGGCCTCCGTTCGCGCCAA is a genomic window of Streptomyces griseochromogenes containing:
- a CDS encoding DinB family protein, with protein sequence MIDEFAKDNLHGRLWRDRKALLWKLDGLSEYDARRPLTATGTNLLGLVKHVATVEARYFGEVFDRPSPEPLPRWQDSNGSDLWATEDETRDQIIGFYRRTWQHSDATINELPLDAPGHVPWWPEPYADTNLFAILVHVLGESNRHAGHADILRESLDGRTGLRAEHEKQIDEEARAAYCAKIEQAARSAAPIKA